In Cryptosporangium phraense, the sequence GGGAACGACTTCGCGTTGATCAGCGGGTTGTCGGTGAGCTGCCGGATCGCGTTCTGGTACGAGTCGCCGTCATTGGGGTCCGCGTTCTCGTCACCGGCGATCACGAAGCTCTGCCCCGGCTTCAGGCCGCCGCGCCTGCCCTTGTCGTCGTAGATGTAGCCGGACTTCTTCGGCGCGATGTAGTCGGCCCAGAACCGGATCTCGTCGTGGTTGCGCCGGCCGTTGCGGTCCTCGGGGCCGTCGAAGGTCGGCGGGGTCGGGTGCGAGACCAGGAAGTGGACGGTCTTGCGGCCGAGCTCGATCGGCAGGTCCCAGTGCGACTTCGACGACAGCCGCAGCACCTTCTGCTCGTCGGCCGAGTAGAAGTCGGTCGGGATCGCGTTGCCGGGCATGTCCTTCCACTTGAACAGCTGGAAGGTGCGGGCCGCGCGCACGTCGATCGGGTACTTGGAGTAGACGACCAGCCCGTACTGGCCCGGGAAGACGCCGAAGCCGAACGAGTCGTTGCCGTAGGGCTGGTCGCCGGGCGTGGTGTCGACGGTGCCGTCGTTGTCCAGGTCGAACCCGGACGCGATGCCGGTGTTCGACGGGGCGACGAAGCGGTACGGGTAGCGCTGGGCCGGAGCGCCGTTCTGCGACTTGGCCAGGAAGTTGTCGGCGAACAGCCGGGCGGCCTCGGGGTCGTAGTCGAACTCGTTGATCAGGACGACGTCCGGGTGGGCCCGCTGGATGACCTCGGCGACGTTGTGCGCCTGGCGGCGGTAGACGTCGTCGACGTCGGGGTTGGCCAGCTGCTCGCGGAGGAGACCCTGGGTGGGCCGGTTCAGCGAGAGGTTGTAGGTCGCGAAGCGGACTTCGCGGTCGGGATGGGCCGGGGCGGCGGGTGCGGCGGCGGCGGGCGTGGCGGCCAGCGCGGAGGCGCCGATCATCAGCGCGGCGGTCAGCAGAGCTCGCTTCATCACGCACTCTCGATACCGAAGTGGGCCAAGAGGCGCAATAGGGGCTACTCGTTCGTCGCCCACCGTTCAATGAGCGCGTGCTGATCCTGAGTGCCCCGGGACGCTCGACGGCGTCCCGGGGCTCACGGGCTCAGCGCGGCGCGACGTCCGCCTCGGGGTGGAACGGGAGCGGACGGTTCGCGATCAGGCCGCGCCGCGGGTGCCACCGGAACGTCCGGTGCACGGTCACCCCGCGCTTCCCCCGCACCCACTGCGTCACGTCGACCGCGCCGGTCCGGACGCGAATGTCCAGCACCGCCCACTTCGCGCTGGCCGCGAAGTCCGCCGACGTCACGTAGTCCCGCACGAACGGCCGGAAGCTGTAGTGCGTGCGGTACAGGTGCTTCCCCGTGAAGCTGTACACGTAGTAGTAGTTGAACCCGACGTCGGTGCCGGTCTTCGAGCAGGCGAACTCCACCAGCTGGTCCACCGACCCGTCCCGGTTCACGTCGGCGAACCCGAGTCCGCGGACCTCGTACGTGAAGCGGCCCCTGGTCGCGCTGCCCCAGCTCGTGTCGTCCAGCCCGATCGGCGCGAACGTCAGCCGCCCGCCGCCGCAGCGACTGCCGTCGGGCAGCCGGGCCGCGGTCCACGGCACATCGAGCGTCGCGGAGTTCCAGTGGAAGTTCGTGGGCCGCGACGAGCTGGAGAGCGGCGGCTGAGGCGAGGCCGCCGCCGGGGCCGCGACCGCGCCGAGCGACGCCGCCACGACCACGAGCACGACCGCCAACCGGGCGCGCAGTGTCCTGAGTGCCATGTGAACTGATCCCCGTTCTCACCGGCCGGTCCGGTGGTGAAGCGAGGGTGCGCACGGTCACAGTCCATCTGCCACCTGTGGTCCGCTTGCCGACAGCGGTGCAACAGCGTCTGTGCTCGCTGCGTCGAGGGCGTCCGGCAACGGCCGGGAGTGCAGCACGACCAGGCTCGCCACGGCCCTGGTCAGCACCACGTACAGCCGGTTGAGCCCGCGCGGCTCGGCCGCGACGATGTCGGCCGGCTCGACGACGATCACGTGGTCGTACTCGAGCCCCTTGACCAGGCTCGCGGGCACGACGTCGACCCCCGGGGCGGTGAAACCGTCGGCCGCGACGACCGCGACCGTTCCGTCGCCCTTCGCCGCGCGCAGCGCGTCGGCCAGCGCACGGTGCAGGTCATCGACGGACCGGACCAACAGCGTGCCGCCCGGGCGGTACGACCGGGTCGGCGGGACGCCGGGCGGGAGCAGCCGCGCGGCGTAGTCCGCGATGACCCGCGGGACGCGGTAGCCGGTGCGCAGCTCCAGGGTCCGGACCTCGCGCCGGCCAAGCCGCCGGATCAGCTCCGGCCAGGACCCGGAGGCCAGCGGATGGGTCGCCTGGCCGAGGTCGCCGACGACGGTCATCGAGGCGTACTCGGCCCGCCGGGCGAGCATCCGGCACTCCATCGGCGAGAGGTCCTGGGCCTCGTCGAGGATCACGTGCCGGTAGGGGTCGGGCGCCGGCTCGTCGTCGTCCTCCGGGACCGGGAGCGGATCCTTCAGCTCCGGGACGTAGCCCTCCTCGCCGTAGGGATCGAACCCGT encodes:
- a CDS encoding endonuclease/exonuclease/phosphatase family protein encodes the protein MKRALLTAALMIGASALAATPAAAAPAAPAHPDREVRFATYNLSLNRPTQGLLREQLANPDVDDVYRRQAHNVAEVIQRAHPDVVLINEFDYDPEAARLFADNFLAKSQNGAPAQRYPYRFVAPSNTGIASGFDLDNDGTVDTTPGDQPYGNDSFGFGVFPGQYGLVVYSKYPIDVRAARTFQLFKWKDMPGNAIPTDFYSADEQKVLRLSSKSHWDLPIELGRKTVHFLVSHPTPPTFDGPEDRNGRRNHDEIRFWADYIAPKKSGYIYDDKGRRGGLKPGQSFVIAGDENADPNDGDSYQNAIRQLTDNPLINAKSFPISAGAVEAAKLQGGANATHKGDPKFDTADFADTAPGNLHADYVLPRAGTKVVRSGVFWPVQADPLFRLTGVFGTEWSAVNGFPTSDHRLVWADLKF